In Sporanaerobacter acetigenes DSM 13106, a single window of DNA contains:
- a CDS encoding DUF134 domain-containing protein, whose translation MPRPRKRRRVCGMPDYKTFGPLNGTDDDKETIFLTVEEYEVIRLIDLEGLEQEECAQRMDVARSTVQRMYVDAKKKVADSLVNGKKLRIEGGDYILCDMNYGNCSPCFRGRHRHGRNND comes from the coding sequence ATGCCAAGGCCTAGAAAACGAAGAAGAGTTTGTGGTATGCCTGATTATAAAACGTTCGGACCTTTGAATGGAACGGATGATGATAAGGAAACTATATTCTTGACTGTAGAGGAATATGAGGTTATTCGTCTCATAGATTTAGAGGGACTTGAACAGGAAGAATGTGCACAAAGAATGGATGTAGCACGTTCTACAGTTCAGAGAATGTATGTTGATGCAAAGAAAAAAGTTGCAGATAGTTTAGTCAATGGGAAAAAACTGAGAATTGAAGGCGGAGATTATATACTGTGCGATATGAATTATGGAAACTGTTCTCCATGTTTTAGAGGAAGACATAGACATGGAAGAAATAATGATTAA
- the yedE gene encoding YedE family putative selenium transporter: MKGKKDIIIAGGIIGLLSVLLVKLGNPANMGFCIACFIRDIAGGIGLHRAPIVQYIRPEVIGLVLGAFIISMKNKEFQSRGGSSPFTRFILGIAVMIGALMFLGCPLRMVLRLAGGDLNAILGIAGFVVGIFVGVFFLNKGFNLKRSYNLPKFEGYLFPIVNVGLFVLLLSGFSMLLFSEEGPGSMHAPIWISLIVGLIVGALSQKTRLCMVGGTRDMIMFKDNYLLSGFLSILVFAFIGNLILGYFNPGFANQPVAHTDGLWNFLGMVLVGWGSVLLGGCPLRQLILAGEGNTDSAVTVMGSLVGAAICHNFGLASSPKGTTTNGQVAVIICFLLVLVISLVNSEMLVKQNNLKKVNNN, encoded by the coding sequence ATGAAAGGGAAAAAAGACATTATTATCGCTGGAGGAATAATTGGGTTATTATCCGTATTACTGGTTAAACTTGGAAACCCAGCGAACATGGGATTTTGTATTGCTTGCTTTATCAGGGATATAGCTGGCGGCATAGGCTTACATAGGGCACCCATCGTTCAATATATTCGTCCAGAAGTAATCGGGCTTGTCCTAGGCGCATTCATCATTTCAATGAAAAACAAGGAATTTCAATCAAGAGGAGGTTCATCACCATTCACTAGATTCATTCTAGGAATTGCAGTCATGATAGGCGCTTTAATGTTTTTAGGTTGTCCATTGAGAATGGTATTAAGACTTGCTGGCGGAGACCTAAATGCAATATTAGGAATAGCAGGATTTGTAGTTGGTATATTCGTAGGTGTTTTCTTCTTAAACAAAGGATTCAACCTAAAGAGAAGCTACAATTTACCCAAGTTTGAAGGATATCTTTTCCCAATTGTAAATGTTGGTTTGTTTGTTTTGTTATTATCTGGATTTAGTATGCTTCTATTTAGTGAAGAAGGTCCAGGTTCAATGCATGCTCCTATATGGATTTCACTAATTGTTGGACTAATAGTAGGTGCTCTATCACAAAAAACAAGACTTTGTATGGTTGGTGGAACAAGAGATATGATCATGTTTAAAGACAATTATCTTTTGTCAGGTTTCCTATCAATTCTTGTCTTTGCTTTTATAGGAAATTTAATATTGGGATATTTCAATCCTGGATTTGCAAATCAACCTGTAGCTCATACTGATGGATTATGGAACTTCTTGGGAATGGTTTTGGTAGGATGGGGTTCTGTACTTCTTGGAGGTTGTCCATTGAGACAACTTATATTGGCTGGAGAAGGAAATACAGATTCAGCAGTAACAGTTATGGGAAGTTTAGTTGGTGCAGCAATATGCCATAACTTTGGCCTAGCATCTAGCCCAAAAGGAACTACAACTAATGGTCAAGTAGCAGTAATTATTTGCTTTTTACTAGTTCTCGTTATATCTTTGGTGAACTCAGAAATGCTTGTAAAACAAAATAATCTAAAAAAAGTAAATAACAACTAA
- a CDS encoding ATP-binding protein has translation MELVVLSGKGGTGKTTIATALSELAQDVMRVDCDVEASNFYMYYEGKDLEKKDFYGGKTAKIDDSKCIKCGKCQEVCKFNAIQDFQIDPFACEGCGACTLVCPTEAIVLEDEKAADTFITQTDKGIIARAEMGIGSDASGLLISFLRRNAKRFSEDKKLTIIDGSPGIGCPVIASVTGSDMVLVVTEPTKSGLEDLKRVVTLCEHFGVYTMVCINKYDINEEMSKEIESFINDTDLKLVGKIPYDDMVMKSINELKPIIFYNESIAKKAIEDMWMRIKENIN, from the coding sequence ATGGAATTAGTAGTATTGAGTGGGAAAGGCGGAACTGGAAAGACTACTATTGCTACAGCACTATCTGAATTGGCTCAGGATGTTATGAGAGTAGATTGTGATGTAGAGGCATCGAATTTTTATATGTATTATGAAGGTAAGGATTTAGAAAAAAAAGATTTTTATGGTGGCAAGACTGCTAAGATTGATGATTCTAAGTGTATAAAATGTGGAAAGTGTCAGGAAGTTTGCAAGTTTAATGCTATTCAGGATTTTCAAATAGATCCTTTTGCCTGTGAAGGATGTGGTGCATGTACATTGGTATGTCCAACAGAAGCTATAGTATTAGAAGATGAGAAAGCAGCAGATACATTTATAACACAGACAGACAAAGGTATTATTGCAAGAGCGGAGATGGGTATAGGAAGCGATGCTTCTGGACTTCTCATATCATTTCTTCGTAGAAATGCCAAGAGATTTTCTGAAGATAAAAAGTTGACTATAATAGATGGTTCTCCTGGAATAGGATGTCCTGTTATAGCTTCTGTAACAGGAAGTGATATGGTGCTAGTTGTGACAGAACCAACTAAGTCAGGACTTGAAGATTTAAAAAGAGTTGTAACTTTGTGTGAACATTTTGGAGTTTATACTATGGTTTGCATAAATAAATATGATATAAATGAAGAAATGAGTAAAGAAATAGAAAGTTTTATAAATGATACTGACCTTAAATTAGTAGGTAAAATTCCTTATGATGATATGGTCATGAAATCTATAAATGAGTTAAAACCTATAATTTTTTACAATGAAAGTATAGCCAAAAAAGCTATTGAAGATATGTGGATGAGGATAAAAGAAAATATAAATTAA
- a CDS encoding nucleotide-binding protein — translation MNIAVLSGKGGTGKTTVSTNLALASKSNYIDCDVEEPNGFLFLKPKIDRIQKVMTEYPIVDDDKCTACGACAEACQFNALANVKKNVVLFEKLCHSCGACQIACKYDAINYEKREIGKIESGKVRDIECSRGVLNIGEPMAVPIIKELLKDLSGENNIIDCPPGTSCNVVNTLRYADSAILVTEPTKFGLHDLKIAVGVVRMFHIPFGIIINKDDEKENITRGYSREENIDIIGSIPYRRDIARAYSKGEILYDNTNFKPIFEELVNRSKAVLKWN, via the coding sequence ATGAATATAGCAGTACTTAGTGGGAAAGGAGGAACTGGGAAGACTACAGTTTCTACCAATCTTGCTCTTGCATCAAAGTCAAATTATATAGATTGCGATGTAGAAGAGCCAAATGGTTTTTTGTTTTTGAAGCCTAAAATAGATAGAATACAAAAGGTGATGACAGAGTACCCAATTGTGGATGATGACAAATGTACTGCTTGTGGGGCTTGTGCAGAAGCATGTCAATTTAATGCTCTTGCAAATGTAAAGAAAAATGTTGTACTTTTTGAAAAATTGTGTCATAGTTGTGGTGCCTGCCAAATTGCTTGTAAATATGATGCTATAAATTATGAAAAAAGGGAAATAGGTAAAATTGAAAGCGGAAAAGTTAGAGATATAGAGTGTAGCAGAGGAGTTTTAAATATAGGTGAACCTATGGCAGTGCCAATCATTAAGGAACTTTTAAAAGATTTATCAGGGGAAAATAATATCATAGATTGTCCTCCAGGTACATCTTGCAATGTAGTCAATACTTTGAGATATGCAGATTCTGCTATATTGGTTACAGAACCTACAAAATTTGGACTTCATGATTTAAAGATAGCAGTAGGAGTTGTAAGGATGTTTCATATTCCCTTCGGAATAATCATAAATAAAGATGATGAAAAGGAGAATATAACAAGAGGGTATTCAAGAGAAGAGAATATAGATATAATAGGGAGTATTCCATATAGAAGGGATATAGCTAGAGCTTATTCAAAGGGAGAAATTTTGTATGACAATACAAATTTTAAACCTATCTTTGAAGAGTTAGTAAATAGGTCAAAGGCGGTGTTGAAATGGAATTAG
- a CDS encoding sulfurtransferase TusA family protein, whose translation MEKIDVRGMSCPQPVLMTKNAIEKHPEGIDILVDNNTAKNNITRFLKNSGYKLEFKNEEEDTLIVVRK comes from the coding sequence ATGGAGAAAATAGATGTCAGAGGAATGTCTTGTCCTCAACCTGTACTAATGACTAAAAATGCAATAGAAAAACATCCTGAAGGAATAGATATTCTGGTTGATAACAATACTGCAAAAAATAATATCACTAGATTCTTAAAAAATTCAGGATATAAATTAGAATTTAAAAATGAAGAGGAAGATACTTTAATTGTAGTGAGGAAATAA
- a CDS encoding radical SAM protein, with protein sequence MYKKDTVYYPQDEMTTILLPVTSGCAYNKCAFCSMYKDDKYYEIPISDIEMQLLNGYIYTEKVFLTGADPMSIGFDKMKQLLDLIHQYLPYCACVASYASIKIISKYSVEELSTLHDAGLRLLYIGFETGRDDVLKLMNKGHTVKEAIKQAKKLNEAKLSFNTIVMYGIAGEGESIDNAVATAKMINQFITNKIITMNLTVFHGTELSNMVKRGDFIPSYRKERLIEIKTLLENLEPKVPTIFDTTHPTNIIKIKGTLPKDKKKIINEVINY encoded by the coding sequence ATGTATAAAAAAGATACAGTTTATTATCCACAAGATGAGATGACTACTATTTTATTACCAGTAACATCTGGATGTGCATATAACAAATGTGCATTTTGTTCTATGTATAAAGATGATAAATACTATGAGATTCCAATTTCAGATATAGAAATGCAATTGTTAAATGGATATATCTATACTGAAAAAGTATTTTTGACAGGTGCAGATCCTATGTCAATAGGATTTGATAAAATGAAACAATTGTTGGATTTGATACATCAATATTTACCATATTGTGCTTGTGTAGCTTCATATGCGTCCATAAAAATCATATCTAAATATTCAGTTGAAGAACTATCTACTCTTCATGATGCAGGACTTAGACTACTTTATATTGGTTTTGAAACAGGCAGGGATGATGTTTTAAAATTGATGAATAAAGGTCATACGGTAAAAGAAGCAATTAAACAGGCAAAGAAACTAAATGAAGCAAAATTATCATTCAACACTATAGTTATGTATGGGATAGCTGGGGAAGGGGAATCTATAGATAATGCGGTTGCAACTGCTAAAATGATTAATCAATTTATAACAAATAAGATTATTACTATGAATCTAACAGTTTTTCATGGGACAGAATTAAGTAATATGGTAAAAAGAGGCGATTTTATTCCTTCATATAGAAAAGAGCGACTAATAGAAATAAAAACCCTTTTAGAAAATCTTGAACCTAAGGTTCCAACCATATTTGATACAACACATCCAACAAATATAATAAAGATTAAAGGAACATTACCTAAAGACAAAAAAAAGATAATCAATGAAGTAATAAACTATTAG
- a CDS encoding Mrp/NBP35 family ATP-binding protein, producing MNEKKHNIEDFRCETNKMNNIKRKVAVLSGKGGVGKSLVTALLAVMMNKKDYNVGILDADITGPSIPKMFGGDNYKAKISETGIYPVVTHSGIKLMSINLILDQPDSPVIWRGPLIGNTVKQFWTDTIWKDLDYLFFDMPPGTGDVPLTVFQTVDLDGIIIVTSPQDLVSLIVKKAYNMAMEMNIPILGIIENMSYIICPHCKEKINIFGESKAEKIAEDMGIRFLGRLPIDPMIAQLCDNGEIEKFSQNYIDDCVDIIEKVLNK from the coding sequence ATGAATGAAAAGAAGCACAATATTGAAGATTTTAGATGCGAAACAAATAAAATGAACAATATAAAGAGAAAAGTGGCTGTTTTAAGTGGGAAAGGTGGAGTAGGGAAATCTCTTGTAACAGCTTTGTTGGCTGTCATGATGAATAAAAAAGATTATAATGTTGGAATATTAGATGCTGATATTACTGGTCCATCTATACCGAAAATGTTTGGAGGAGATAATTATAAGGCTAAAATTAGTGAAACAGGTATTTATCCAGTTGTAACTCATAGTGGAATTAAGCTTATGTCAATTAATTTAATTTTAGATCAACCAGATTCTCCGGTAATATGGAGAGGTCCACTAATAGGAAATACAGTTAAACAGTTTTGGACAGATACTATATGGAAAGATTTAGATTATTTATTTTTTGATATGCCGCCAGGAACGGGGGATGTACCACTTACGGTGTTTCAAACAGTAGATCTTGATGGTATAATAATTGTGACTTCTCCTCAAGATTTAGTTTCTCTTATTGTAAAAAAAGCATACAATATGGCGATGGAAATGAATATTCCTATCTTGGGAATAATTGAAAACATGAGTTATATAATATGTCCACATTGCAAGGAGAAAATAAATATTTTTGGAGAAAGTAAAGCAGAAAAGATAGCAGAAGATATGGGAATAAGATTTCTTGGTAGACTTCCTATAGACCCCATGATTGCACAATTGTGTGATAATGGGGAAATTGAAAAGTTTAGTCAAAATTATATAGATGATTGTGTCGATATAATTGAGAAAGTGCTGAACAAATAA
- the scfB gene encoding thioether cross-link-forming SCIFF peptide maturase — MVHTYTLNGYNIAIDENSGSIHLLDDISFHILKEMQEFKSLDYIISCLDGMYDTEDIVEAYKEIEELKENELLFTSNESLEELACNMNYSHSLKALCLHVAHDCNLRCEYCFASKGNYKSGRSLMSEEVALKAVDYLVNNSGDRYNIEIDFFGGEPLLNFDLVKKVVEYGRSIEKIKNKKFYFTITTNGVLLNDEKINYINEYMDNVVISIDGRKEIHDSIRYDINKNGTYDRIVPLAQKLVNGRGNKRYFVRGTFTKRNKDFSKDVRRLADLGFKEISVEPVVGTGQDMFFDEDDIPEILSEYEKLAVEYLKWLDEGLDFRFYHFNIDLYDGPCLFKRIMACGAGVEYFAVSPIGELYPCHQFVGEKDFIAGDIYNGINSVEMGEKFKNTNILTKQKCKNCWAKLFCSGGCHANAFYSNGDITMPNELACILQKKRIECAIMIQIAKEMVNKN; from the coding sequence ATGGTTCACACATATACATTAAATGGGTATAATATTGCAATAGATGAAAATAGTGGAAGTATTCATTTGCTGGATGATATTAGTTTTCATATTTTGAAAGAAATGCAGGAGTTTAAGTCATTAGATTATATAATTAGTTGTTTAGATGGTATGTATGATACGGAAGATATAGTTGAAGCTTATAAGGAAATTGAAGAATTAAAAGAAAATGAACTTTTGTTTACATCAAATGAAAGTCTTGAAGAATTAGCTTGTAATATGAATTATTCTCATTCTTTAAAAGCCTTATGTCTTCATGTGGCACATGATTGCAATTTAAGATGTGAATATTGTTTTGCATCAAAAGGCAATTATAAAAGTGGTAGGAGTCTTATGAGTGAAGAAGTAGCATTGAAAGCGGTTGATTATTTAGTAAATAATTCTGGAGATAGATATAATATAGAAATTGATTTTTTTGGAGGAGAACCACTATTAAATTTCGATTTAGTTAAAAAAGTTGTTGAATATGGACGAAGTATTGAAAAAATAAAAAATAAAAAATTTTATTTTACGATTACAACAAATGGGGTTTTGTTAAATGATGAAAAAATTAATTATATAAATGAATATATGGATAATGTAGTTATTAGTATTGATGGAAGAAAAGAAATTCACGATTCAATTAGATATGATATAAATAAAAATGGAACATATGATAGGATTGTGCCTTTGGCACAAAAGCTTGTAAATGGTAGAGGTAATAAAAGATATTTTGTGAGAGGGACATTTACGAAAAGAAATAAGGATTTTTCTAAAGATGTAAGACGCCTAGCTGATCTTGGGTTTAAAGAAATTTCGGTTGAACCAGTAGTAGGAACTGGGCAAGATATGTTTTTTGATGAAGATGATATTCCTGAAATACTTAGTGAATATGAAAAATTAGCAGTGGAATATTTAAAATGGTTAGATGAAGGTTTAGATTTCCGTTTTTATCATTTTAATATTGACTTATATGATGGGCCATGTTTATTTAAAAGGATAATGGCTTGTGGAGCTGGTGTTGAATATTTTGCTGTGTCTCCTATTGGAGAATTGTACCCATGTCATCAATTTGTTGGAGAAAAAGATTTTATTGCTGGAGATATATATAATGGTATAAATAGTGTAGAAATGGGAGAGAAATTTAAAAATACTAATATATTGACTAAACAAAAATGTAAAAATTGTTGGGCTAAACTATTTTGTTCAGGAGGATGTCATGCAAATGCTTTCTATTCAAATGGTGATATTACAATGCCAAATGAATTAGCATGTATTTTGCAGAAGAAGAGAATAGAATGTGCCATTATGATTCAAATTGCAAAAGAAATGGTGAATAAAAACTAA
- a CDS encoding Fur family transcriptional regulator — translation MEKFNDYSEENFSLIKDLIEDAGYKMTYQRREILMEFMKNEEEHLSAEEIYNILKHKGIGISTVYRNIKLFVDLEILKEFKFDDTNYYELKMYARKPLHIHFKCEKCGTIKDIVGREIILKYLKTNNLIEEKYDVEINDVDIMFRGLCDNCIDRR, via the coding sequence ATGGAAAAGTTCAATGATTATAGTGAAGAAAATTTTTCATTAATCAAAGACTTAATAGAAGATGCCGGATACAAGATGACTTATCAGAGAAGAGAAATATTGATGGAGTTTATGAAAAATGAAGAGGAGCATTTGAGTGCAGAAGAAATATATAATATTTTGAAACATAAGGGTATTGGAATTTCAACAGTATATAGAAATATAAAATTGTTTGTAGATTTAGAAATACTTAAGGAATTTAAATTTGATGATACGAATTATTATGAATTAAAAATGTATGCAAGGAAACCATTGCATATACATTTCAAATGTGAAAAATGTGGAACTATTAAAGATATTGTTGGCAGAGAAATAATTTTAAAATATTTAAAAACAAATAATTTAATTGAAGAAAAATATGATGTAGAAATAAATGATGTTGATATTATGTTTCGTGGATTATGTGATAATTGCATTGATAGAAGGTGA
- a CDS encoding damage-control phosphatase ARMT1 family protein has protein sequence MKVATECIYCIINKTYELFCKYVDDEEERFVFTKKVLKEMSSYPDDVTAPFLNSRLMRILKESINIDDLYFEEKEIYNKKMLLIEEDIMDSINSSDDKLLSALKYAMVGNFIDFGAMKNIDDKLLEKIIDTALKQDVDISTYEIFKKEILKVKKLCYILDNAGEVVFDKFFIKIIKELNKDIEIDIIVRGEPVLNDVIYKDAISVGIDKFGKIVENGTDIPGTDIKEINEETRKSLFSSDLIIAKGQGNFETLYGTDANIYYIFLCKCDMFAKMFSIKKYDGVFIR, from the coding sequence ATGAAGGTAGCGACAGAATGTATATATTGTATAATAAATAAAACATATGAATTGTTTTGTAAGTATGTAGATGATGAGGAAGAAAGATTTGTATTTACAAAAAAAGTATTAAAAGAAATGAGTTCTTATCCAGATGATGTAACTGCACCTTTTTTAAATTCAAGGTTAATGAGAATATTAAAAGAAAGTATAAACATTGATGATTTGTATTTCGAAGAAAAGGAAATATATAATAAGAAAATGCTATTAATTGAAGAAGATATCATGGATAGTATCAATAGTTCAGATGACAAGCTTCTTTCAGCATTGAAATATGCAATGGTTGGTAATTTTATTGATTTTGGAGCTATGAAGAATATAGATGATAAACTATTAGAAAAAATCATAGATACTGCATTGAAACAAGATGTAGATATTTCTACATATGAGATATTTAAAAAAGAGATTTTGAAAGTAAAAAAACTATGCTATATATTAGATAATGCTGGTGAGGTTGTATTTGATAAATTTTTTATAAAAATTATAAAAGAGTTAAATAAAGACATTGAAATAGATATTATTGTTAGAGGAGAACCAGTGCTCAATGATGTTATATATAAAGATGCTATTAGTGTTGGAATTGATAAATTTGGGAAGATAGTAGAGAATGGCACAGATATACCAGGTACAGATATAAAAGAAATCAATGAAGAAACTAGAAAATCTTTATTTAGTAGTGATTTAATAATAGCAAAAGGGCAGGGAAATTTTGAAACATTATATGGAACAGATGCAAATATATATTATATATTCTTATGTAAGTGTGATATGTTTGCAAAGATGTTTTCTATAAAAAAATATGATGGAGTATTTATTAGATAA
- a CDS encoding DUF5320 domain-containing protein, whose amino-acid sequence MSIMIYNIIIKNINPKQKGGYKMPSRNGTGTLGMGPLTGRGLGYYDYY is encoded by the coding sequence ATGTCGATAATGATATACAATATAATTATAAAGAACATAAACCCAAAACAAAAAGGAGGTTATAAAATGCCAAGTAGAAATGGAACTGGAACATTAGGAATGGGCCCATTAACTGGGAGAGGTTTGGGATATTATGATTACTATTAA
- a CDS encoding DUF3343 domain-containing protein has product MSEYVAIFFTHSGAIKFDRKLKSYNIECELMPVPRKLSSNCGIGAKFKYDKDIIDLIDEEIEKIFIVEGKEYKLVYSE; this is encoded by the coding sequence ATGAGTGAATATGTAGCAATATTTTTTACCCATTCTGGTGCAATAAAATTTGATCGGAAATTGAAATCATACAATATAGAATGTGAATTGATGCCTGTACCACGTAAACTTAGTTCTAACTGCGGAATAGGCGCAAAATTTAAATATGACAAGGATATAATAGATTTAATAGATGAAGAAATCGAAAAAATATTTATTGTAGAGGGCAAAGAATATAAATTAGTTTACAGTGAATAG